From Butyricimonas paravirosa, one genomic window encodes:
- the trxA gene encoding thioredoxin produces the protein MDKFNELINGEKPVLVDFFATWCGPCKMMHPILEDVKKRLGDKVIILKIDVDVPANRQPVYLYHIQSVPTLMLFKQGKVLWNNSGVVQASQLQEIIEKYI, from the coding sequence ATGGATAAATTCAATGAGTTGATTAATGGAGAAAAGCCAGTATTGGTGGACTTTTTTGCCACGTGGTGCGGGCCGTGTAAGATGATGCATCCGATTTTGGAGGATGTGAAAAAGAGGCTGGGGGATAAGGTAATCATCTTGAAGATAGACGTGGATGTGCCAGCTAACCGGCAACCGGTGTATTTGTATCATATCCAGTCGGTACCCACGTTGATGTTGTTTAAACAAGGAAAGGTGTTGTGGAATAATAGCGGGGTGGTTCAAGCATCACAGTTACAGGAAATAATTGAAAAGTATATATAA
- a CDS encoding ArsR/SmtB family transcription factor — METECFTQEELEKLAYVLKAVAHPNRLKIICLLSKNGEMSVSDICDRMGCSQALISHHLTDMQAKGILLIRREGRNAFYSMASDHVTEAMRCMMKCTK; from the coding sequence ATGGAAACAGAATGTTTTACACAGGAAGAATTGGAAAAGTTGGCGTACGTGTTGAAAGCAGTGGCACACCCGAATCGGTTGAAAATTATATGCTTACTCTCGAAAAACGGTGAGATGAGCGTGTCGGATATATGTGACAGGATGGGATGTAGTCAGGCGTTGATTTCGCATCACCTGACAGATATGCAGGCGAAGGGAATTCTACTGATTCGGCGGGAGGGGCGTAATGCTTTTTATAGTATGGCGAGTGATCATGTCACGGAGGCCATGCGGTGCATGATGAAATGCACGAAGTAA
- a CDS encoding EamA family transporter yields the protein MWKYYALLSALFAALTAIFAKIGVKDINSDLATAIRTSVILVITWGIVLFGTHMGEIKDISRHAWVFLILSGIATGLSWLFYFKALQSGEVSRVAPIDKLSVVITIFLSFILLKEPVSLKVIIGALLITGGSVLMLIK from the coding sequence ATGTGGAAATATTACGCATTATTATCGGCCCTTTTTGCTGCATTAACAGCAATATTCGCAAAGATCGGGGTAAAAGACATAAATTCAGATCTGGCAACAGCCATCCGTACCTCCGTCATCCTAGTGATAACTTGGGGTATAGTGTTGTTCGGCACACACATGGGAGAGATAAAAGACATCAGCCGTCACGCTTGGGTATTCCTAATTCTTTCCGGGATAGCTACCGGGCTTTCATGGCTCTTTTATTTCAAAGCATTGCAAAGCGGGGAAGTATCACGTGTTGCCCCGATAGATAAATTAAGCGTAGTCATCACCATTTTCCTCTCTTTTATCCTATTAAAAGAACCGGTTAGTTTAAAGGTCATCATCGGTGCTTTACTCATCACGGGTGGAAGTGTTCTAATGCTTATCAAATGA
- a CDS encoding response regulator transcription factor, translating into MKLLIIEDERDLSNSIVTYLSSENYLCEQAFTYNEAKDKINLYDYDCILLDLMLPGGNGLDVLREIRHKNNPVGVIIISAKDSLDDKINGLEIGADDYLAKPFHLSELSMRIYAIIRRKEFSSNNLLQSNNITINLLSKSVSVNDQLIILTRTEYELLLFFISNKNKVISKSAIAEHLSGDMADMLDSHDFVYTHIKNLKAKLAEKGCKESIKNVYGTGYKWLE; encoded by the coding sequence ATGAAACTACTAATCATTGAAGACGAACGGGATTTGTCAAACAGCATCGTGACCTATCTCAGTTCAGAAAATTATCTATGCGAACAAGCATTCACGTATAATGAGGCAAAAGACAAAATCAATTTATACGACTACGACTGCATACTTCTGGACTTGATGCTACCGGGTGGAAACGGGCTTGATGTCCTTCGGGAAATAAGACATAAAAACAACCCGGTTGGGGTAATCATCATATCTGCCAAAGACTCTTTGGACGACAAAATAAACGGTTTGGAAATCGGGGCAGATGATTATCTCGCCAAACCATTCCACTTATCGGAATTAAGTATGCGTATTTACGCCATCATACGCCGGAAAGAATTTTCCAGCAACAACCTCTTACAAAGCAATAACATCACGATCAACCTGCTGAGCAAGTCCGTGTCGGTAAACGACCAACTCATCATACTGACACGCACGGAATATGAACTATTACTTTTCTTTATCAGTAATAAAAACAAAGTCATTTCCAAAAGCGCCATTGCCGAACACTTGAGCGGTGACATGGCTGATATGTTGGATAGTCACGATTTTGTTTACACGCACATCAAAAACCTAAAAGCCAAACTGGCCGAAAAAGGTTGCAAAGAATCGATTAAAAACGTTTATGGAACCGGATACAAATGGTTAGAATGA